A stretch of the Carassius carassius chromosome 50, fCarCar2.1, whole genome shotgun sequence genome encodes the following:
- the LOC132133009 gene encoding electron transfer flavoprotein subunit alpha, mitochondrial-like, producing the protein MLRAVNKTHLRQLSALIQRFQSTLVVAEHNNETLTPITLNAITAATKLGSDVSCLVAGTNCAKVAEQLSKVQGVKKVLVAQHEAYKGFLPEELTPLILATQKQFSFTHICAGASAFGKNLLPRVAAKLDVAPISEIIEIKSPDTFVRSIYAGNALSTVKCNESIKVFTVRGTSFEPAAVEGGSASSEEVSSSAPVGVSEWLEQTLTKSDRPELTGAKVVVSGGRGLKNGENFKLLYDLADKLNAAVGASRAAVDAGYVPNDMQVGQTGKIVAPELYIAVGISGAIQHLAGMKDSKTIVAINKDPEAPIFQVADYGLVADLFKVVPELTEALKK; encoded by the exons ATGCTCAGAGCAGTAAACAAGACACATCTCAGGCAGCTG TCTGCTCTGATTCAGAGGTTTCAGAGTACTCTGGTTGTTGCCGAGCACAATAATGAGACTCTGACCCCCATCACGCTGAACGCCATCACTGCTGCTACAAAACTCGGCAGTGACGTGTCCTGTTTGGTTGCTGGAACAAACTGTGCTAAG GTGGCAGAGCAGTTGTCCAAAGTTCAAGGGGTGAAGAAAGTTCTGGTAGCTCAACATGAAGCCTACAAAGGTTTTCTGCCAG AGGAGCTGACGCCTCTCATCTTGGCAACCCAGAAACAGTTCAGTTTCACACACATCTGTGCGGGAGCTTCTGCTTTCGGAAAG AATCTCCTTCCAAGAGTGGCTGCCAAGTTGGATGTGGCTCCCATTTCAGAAATCATTGAGATCAAATCTCCAGACACCTTTGTGAGGAGCATTTACGCCG GAAATGCCCTCAGCACAGTTAAGTGCAATGAAAGCATCAAGGTCTTCACCGTTAGAGGCACTTCCTTTGAACCTGCGGCCGTGGAGGGGGGCAGCGCGTCTTCAGAGGAAG TCTCTTCGTCTGCCCCTGTTGGAGTCTCTGAGTGGCTGGAACAAACGCTAACCAAGAGTGACCGTCCAGAACTCACCGGTGCTAAAGTCGTGGTGTCTGGAG GGAGGGGCTTGAAGAACGGCGAGAACTTCAAACTGCTCTACGACCTCGCTGATAAACTGAACGCAGCCG TCGGTGCCTCCAGAGCCGCAGTTGACGCTGGTTATGTCCCCAACGACATGCAGGTTGGACAGACGGGAAAGATTGTGGCTCCT GAGCTGTACATTGCGGTTGGCATCTCTGGAGCGATCCAACATCTTGCTGGAATGAAAGATAGCAAG ACCATCGTAGCCATCAACAAGGACCCAGAAGCCCCCATTTTCCAAGTGGCTGACTATGGCCTAGTGGCAGATCTGTTCAAG
- the LOC132133007 gene encoding insulin gene enhancer protein isl-2a-like isoform X5, whose amino-acid sequence MVDILPHPSFLGDMGDHSKRVQSVDTNPCFPYPEKSGIAMCVGCGSQIHDQYILRVSPDLEWHAACLKCAECSQYLDETCTCFVRDGKTYCKRDYVRSDLVMRARDNVYHMECFRCSVCSRHLLPGDEFSLREEELLCRADHGLLMERAAAGSPISPGHIHPNRPLHIPGKPVPVRQPPHRNHVHKQSEKTTRVRTVLNEKQLHTLRTCYNANPRPDALMKEQLVEMTGLSPRVIRVWFQNKRCKDKKRSILMKQLQQQQHSDKTNLQGLTGTPLVAGSPIRHDTTVQGNPVEVQTYQPPWKALSEFALQSDLDQPAFQQLVSFSESGSLGNSSGSDVTSLSSQLPDTPNSMVPSPVET is encoded by the exons ATGGTGGATATTCTACCCCATCCTTCTTTCTTGGGTGATATGGGGGATCATTCAAAAA GGGTGCAGTCGGTGGACACTAATCCCTGCTTTCCGTATCCAGAGAAGTCTGGGATCGCCATGTGTGTCGGCTGTGGAAGTCAGATCCACGATCAGTACATCCTGCGAGTGTCCCCGGACCTGGAGTGGCACGCAGCCTGTCTGAAGTGCGCAGAGTGCAGTCAGTATCTGGACGAGACCTGCACTTGCTTCGTCCGAGACGGAAAGACTTATTGCAAGAGAGATTACGTACG CAGTGACCTGGTGATGAGGGCCCGGGATAACGTCTATCACATGGAGTGTTTCAGATGCTCGGTGTGCAGCAGGCATCTGCTCCCGGGAGATGAGTTCTCTCTGCGGGAAGAGGAGCTGCTCTGCCGCGCGGACCACGGGCTGCTGATGGAGCGCGCTGCAGCCGGGAGCCCCATCAGTCCCGGACACATTCACCCCAACAGGCCCCTGCACATCCCAGGTA AACCTGTGCCAGTCCGACAGCCACCTCACCGGAACCACGTTCATAAGCAGTCTGAGAAGACCACGCGCGTGCGGACAGTATTAAACGAGAAGCAGCTTCACACTCTCCGGACGTGTTATAACGCGAACCCGCGACCGGACGCGCTGATGAAAGAACAGCTCGTGGAGATGACCGGCCTGAGCCCGCGCGTCATACGAGTGTGGTTTCAAAACAAACGCTGCAAAGACAAGAAGAGGTCCATTCTTATGAAACAACTCCAGCAACAGCAGCACAGCGACAAAACG AATCTTCAGGGTCTCACGGGGACGCCTCTGGTGGCAGGCAGCCCGATTAGACATGACACCACAGTGCAGGGAAATCCTGTCGAGGTTCAGACCTATCAGCCTCCGTGGAAAGCCTTAAGCGAATTCGCCTTACAGAGTGACCTGGACCAGCCTGCTTTCCAACAGCTG GTGTCATTTTCCGAGTCGGGTTCGCTGGGTAACTCGTCTGGTAGTGATGTGACCTCTCTGTCGTCGCAGTTACCCGACACCCCCAACAGCATGGTGCCCAGTCCCGTGGAGACGTGA
- the LOC132133007 gene encoding insulin gene enhancer protein isl-2a-like isoform X1 translates to MVDILPHPSFLGDMGDHSKRVQSVDTNPCFPYPEKSGIAMCVGCGSQIHDQYILRVSPDLEWHAACLKCAECSQYLDETCTCFVRDGKTYCKRDYVRLFGIKCAKCNIGFCSSDLVMRARDNVYHMECFRCSVCSRHLLPGDEFSLREEELLCRADHGLLMERAAAGSPISPGHIHPNRPLHIPGKPVPVRQPPHRNHVHKQSEKTTRVRTVLNEKQLHTLRTCYNANPRPDALMKEQLVEMTGLSPRVIRVWFQNKRCKDKKRSILMKQLQQQQHSDKTNLQGLTGTPLVAGSPIRHDTTVQGNPVEVQTYQPPWKALSEFALQSDLDQPAFQQLVSFSESGSLGNSSGSDVTSLSSQLPDTPNSMVPSPVET, encoded by the exons ATGGTGGATATTCTACCCCATCCTTCTTTCTTGGGTGATATGGGGGATCATTCAAAAA GGGTGCAGTCGGTGGACACTAATCCCTGCTTTCCGTATCCAGAGAAGTCTGGGATCGCCATGTGTGTCGGCTGTGGAAGTCAGATCCACGATCAGTACATCCTGCGAGTGTCCCCGGACCTGGAGTGGCACGCAGCCTGTCTGAAGTGCGCAGAGTGCAGTCAGTATCTGGACGAGACCTGCACTTGCTTCGTCCGAGACGGAAAGACTTATTGCAAGAGAGATTACGTACG GTTATTCGGGATCAAATGCGCCAAATGTAACATCGGTTTCTGCAGCAGTGACCTGGTGATGAGGGCCCGGGATAACGTCTATCACATGGAGTGTTTCAGATGCTCGGTGTGCAGCAGGCATCTGCTCCCGGGAGATGAGTTCTCTCTGCGGGAAGAGGAGCTGCTCTGCCGCGCGGACCACGGGCTGCTGATGGAGCGCGCTGCAGCCGGGAGCCCCATCAGTCCCGGACACATTCACCCCAACAGGCCCCTGCACATCCCAGGTA AACCTGTGCCAGTCCGACAGCCACCTCACCGGAACCACGTTCATAAGCAGTCTGAGAAGACCACGCGCGTGCGGACAGTATTAAACGAGAAGCAGCTTCACACTCTCCGGACGTGTTATAACGCGAACCCGCGACCGGACGCGCTGATGAAAGAACAGCTCGTGGAGATGACCGGCCTGAGCCCGCGCGTCATACGAGTGTGGTTTCAAAACAAACGCTGCAAAGACAAGAAGAGGTCCATTCTTATGAAACAACTCCAGCAACAGCAGCACAGCGACAAAACG AATCTTCAGGGTCTCACGGGGACGCCTCTGGTGGCAGGCAGCCCGATTAGACATGACACCACAGTGCAGGGAAATCCTGTCGAGGTTCAGACCTATCAGCCTCCGTGGAAAGCCTTAAGCGAATTCGCCTTACAGAGTGACCTGGACCAGCCTGCTTTCCAACAGCTG GTGTCATTTTCCGAGTCGGGTTCGCTGGGTAACTCGTCTGGTAGTGATGTGACCTCTCTGTCGTCGCAGTTACCCGACACCCCCAACAGCATGGTGCCCAGTCCCGTGGAGACGTGA
- the LOC132133007 gene encoding insulin gene enhancer protein isl-2a-like isoform X6: MVDILPHPSFLGDMGDHSKRVQSVDTNPCFPYPEKSGIAMCVGCGSQIHDQYILRVSPDLEWHAACLKCAECSQYLDETCTCFVRDGKTYCKRDYVRDLVMRARDNVYHMECFRCSVCSRHLLPGDEFSLREEELLCRADHGLLMERAAAGSPISPGHIHPNRPLHIPGKPVPVRQPPHRNHVHKQSEKTTRVRTVLNEKQLHTLRTCYNANPRPDALMKEQLVEMTGLSPRVIRVWFQNKRCKDKKRSILMKQLQQQQHSDKTNLQGLTGTPLVAGSPIRHDTTVQGNPVEVQTYQPPWKALSEFALQSDLDQPAFQQLVSFSESGSLGNSSGSDVTSLSSQLPDTPNSMVPSPVET; encoded by the exons ATGGTGGATATTCTACCCCATCCTTCTTTCTTGGGTGATATGGGGGATCATTCAAAAA GGGTGCAGTCGGTGGACACTAATCCCTGCTTTCCGTATCCAGAGAAGTCTGGGATCGCCATGTGTGTCGGCTGTGGAAGTCAGATCCACGATCAGTACATCCTGCGAGTGTCCCCGGACCTGGAGTGGCACGCAGCCTGTCTGAAGTGCGCAGAGTGCAGTCAGTATCTGGACGAGACCTGCACTTGCTTCGTCCGAGACGGAAAGACTTATTGCAAGAGAGATTACGTACG TGACCTGGTGATGAGGGCCCGGGATAACGTCTATCACATGGAGTGTTTCAGATGCTCGGTGTGCAGCAGGCATCTGCTCCCGGGAGATGAGTTCTCTCTGCGGGAAGAGGAGCTGCTCTGCCGCGCGGACCACGGGCTGCTGATGGAGCGCGCTGCAGCCGGGAGCCCCATCAGTCCCGGACACATTCACCCCAACAGGCCCCTGCACATCCCAGGTA AACCTGTGCCAGTCCGACAGCCACCTCACCGGAACCACGTTCATAAGCAGTCTGAGAAGACCACGCGCGTGCGGACAGTATTAAACGAGAAGCAGCTTCACACTCTCCGGACGTGTTATAACGCGAACCCGCGACCGGACGCGCTGATGAAAGAACAGCTCGTGGAGATGACCGGCCTGAGCCCGCGCGTCATACGAGTGTGGTTTCAAAACAAACGCTGCAAAGACAAGAAGAGGTCCATTCTTATGAAACAACTCCAGCAACAGCAGCACAGCGACAAAACG AATCTTCAGGGTCTCACGGGGACGCCTCTGGTGGCAGGCAGCCCGATTAGACATGACACCACAGTGCAGGGAAATCCTGTCGAGGTTCAGACCTATCAGCCTCCGTGGAAAGCCTTAAGCGAATTCGCCTTACAGAGTGACCTGGACCAGCCTGCTTTCCAACAGCTG GTGTCATTTTCCGAGTCGGGTTCGCTGGGTAACTCGTCTGGTAGTGATGTGACCTCTCTGTCGTCGCAGTTACCCGACACCCCCAACAGCATGGTGCCCAGTCCCGTGGAGACGTGA
- the LOC132133007 gene encoding insulin gene enhancer protein isl-2a-like isoform X2, with amino-acid sequence MVDILPHPSFLGDMGDHSKRVQSVDTNPCFPYPEKSGIAMCVGCGSQIHDQYILRVSPDLEWHAACLKCAECSQYLDETCTCFVRDGKTYCKRDYVRLFGIKCAKCNIGFCSSDLVMRARDNVYHMECFRCSVCSRHLLPGDEFSLREEELLCRADHGLLMERAAAGSPISPGHIHPNRPLHIPEPVPVRQPPHRNHVHKQSEKTTRVRTVLNEKQLHTLRTCYNANPRPDALMKEQLVEMTGLSPRVIRVWFQNKRCKDKKRSILMKQLQQQQHSDKTNLQGLTGTPLVAGSPIRHDTTVQGNPVEVQTYQPPWKALSEFALQSDLDQPAFQQLVSFSESGSLGNSSGSDVTSLSSQLPDTPNSMVPSPVET; translated from the exons ATGGTGGATATTCTACCCCATCCTTCTTTCTTGGGTGATATGGGGGATCATTCAAAAA GGGTGCAGTCGGTGGACACTAATCCCTGCTTTCCGTATCCAGAGAAGTCTGGGATCGCCATGTGTGTCGGCTGTGGAAGTCAGATCCACGATCAGTACATCCTGCGAGTGTCCCCGGACCTGGAGTGGCACGCAGCCTGTCTGAAGTGCGCAGAGTGCAGTCAGTATCTGGACGAGACCTGCACTTGCTTCGTCCGAGACGGAAAGACTTATTGCAAGAGAGATTACGTACG GTTATTCGGGATCAAATGCGCCAAATGTAACATCGGTTTCTGCAGCAGTGACCTGGTGATGAGGGCCCGGGATAACGTCTATCACATGGAGTGTTTCAGATGCTCGGTGTGCAGCAGGCATCTGCTCCCGGGAGATGAGTTCTCTCTGCGGGAAGAGGAGCTGCTCTGCCGCGCGGACCACGGGCTGCTGATGGAGCGCGCTGCAGCCGGGAGCCCCATCAGTCCCGGACACATTCACCCCAACAGGCCCCTGCACATCCCAG AACCTGTGCCAGTCCGACAGCCACCTCACCGGAACCACGTTCATAAGCAGTCTGAGAAGACCACGCGCGTGCGGACAGTATTAAACGAGAAGCAGCTTCACACTCTCCGGACGTGTTATAACGCGAACCCGCGACCGGACGCGCTGATGAAAGAACAGCTCGTGGAGATGACCGGCCTGAGCCCGCGCGTCATACGAGTGTGGTTTCAAAACAAACGCTGCAAAGACAAGAAGAGGTCCATTCTTATGAAACAACTCCAGCAACAGCAGCACAGCGACAAAACG AATCTTCAGGGTCTCACGGGGACGCCTCTGGTGGCAGGCAGCCCGATTAGACATGACACCACAGTGCAGGGAAATCCTGTCGAGGTTCAGACCTATCAGCCTCCGTGGAAAGCCTTAAGCGAATTCGCCTTACAGAGTGACCTGGACCAGCCTGCTTTCCAACAGCTG GTGTCATTTTCCGAGTCGGGTTCGCTGGGTAACTCGTCTGGTAGTGATGTGACCTCTCTGTCGTCGCAGTTACCCGACACCCCCAACAGCATGGTGCCCAGTCCCGTGGAGACGTGA
- the LOC132133007 gene encoding insulin gene enhancer protein isl-2a-like isoform X4 → MVDILPHPSFLGDMGDHSKKKSGIAMCVGCGSQIHDQYILRVSPDLEWHAACLKCAECSQYLDETCTCFVRDGKTYCKRDYVRLFGIKCAKCNIGFCSSDLVMRARDNVYHMECFRCSVCSRHLLPGDEFSLREEELLCRADHGLLMERAAAGSPISPGHIHPNRPLHIPEPVPVRQPPHRNHVHKQSEKTTRVRTVLNEKQLHTLRTCYNANPRPDALMKEQLVEMTGLSPRVIRVWFQNKRCKDKKRSILMKQLQQQQHSDKTNLQGLTGTPLVAGSPIRHDTTVQGNPVEVQTYQPPWKALSEFALQSDLDQPAFQQLVSFSESGSLGNSSGSDVTSLSSQLPDTPNSMVPSPVET, encoded by the exons ATGGTGGATATTCTACCCCATCCTTCTTTCTTGGGTGATATGGGGGATCATTCAAAAA AGAAGTCTGGGATCGCCATGTGTGTCGGCTGTGGAAGTCAGATCCACGATCAGTACATCCTGCGAGTGTCCCCGGACCTGGAGTGGCACGCAGCCTGTCTGAAGTGCGCAGAGTGCAGTCAGTATCTGGACGAGACCTGCACTTGCTTCGTCCGAGACGGAAAGACTTATTGCAAGAGAGATTACGTACG GTTATTCGGGATCAAATGCGCCAAATGTAACATCGGTTTCTGCAGCAGTGACCTGGTGATGAGGGCCCGGGATAACGTCTATCACATGGAGTGTTTCAGATGCTCGGTGTGCAGCAGGCATCTGCTCCCGGGAGATGAGTTCTCTCTGCGGGAAGAGGAGCTGCTCTGCCGCGCGGACCACGGGCTGCTGATGGAGCGCGCTGCAGCCGGGAGCCCCATCAGTCCCGGACACATTCACCCCAACAGGCCCCTGCACATCCCAG AACCTGTGCCAGTCCGACAGCCACCTCACCGGAACCACGTTCATAAGCAGTCTGAGAAGACCACGCGCGTGCGGACAGTATTAAACGAGAAGCAGCTTCACACTCTCCGGACGTGTTATAACGCGAACCCGCGACCGGACGCGCTGATGAAAGAACAGCTCGTGGAGATGACCGGCCTGAGCCCGCGCGTCATACGAGTGTGGTTTCAAAACAAACGCTGCAAAGACAAGAAGAGGTCCATTCTTATGAAACAACTCCAGCAACAGCAGCACAGCGACAAAACG AATCTTCAGGGTCTCACGGGGACGCCTCTGGTGGCAGGCAGCCCGATTAGACATGACACCACAGTGCAGGGAAATCCTGTCGAGGTTCAGACCTATCAGCCTCCGTGGAAAGCCTTAAGCGAATTCGCCTTACAGAGTGACCTGGACCAGCCTGCTTTCCAACAGCTG GTGTCATTTTCCGAGTCGGGTTCGCTGGGTAACTCGTCTGGTAGTGATGTGACCTCTCTGTCGTCGCAGTTACCCGACACCCCCAACAGCATGGTGCCCAGTCCCGTGGAGACGTGA
- the LOC132133007 gene encoding insulin gene enhancer protein isl-2a-like isoform X3 — MVDILPHPSFLGDMGDHSKKKSGIAMCVGCGSQIHDQYILRVSPDLEWHAACLKCAECSQYLDETCTCFVRDGKTYCKRDYVRLFGIKCAKCNIGFCSSDLVMRARDNVYHMECFRCSVCSRHLLPGDEFSLREEELLCRADHGLLMERAAAGSPISPGHIHPNRPLHIPGKPVPVRQPPHRNHVHKQSEKTTRVRTVLNEKQLHTLRTCYNANPRPDALMKEQLVEMTGLSPRVIRVWFQNKRCKDKKRSILMKQLQQQQHSDKTNLQGLTGTPLVAGSPIRHDTTVQGNPVEVQTYQPPWKALSEFALQSDLDQPAFQQLVSFSESGSLGNSSGSDVTSLSSQLPDTPNSMVPSPVET, encoded by the exons ATGGTGGATATTCTACCCCATCCTTCTTTCTTGGGTGATATGGGGGATCATTCAAAAA AGAAGTCTGGGATCGCCATGTGTGTCGGCTGTGGAAGTCAGATCCACGATCAGTACATCCTGCGAGTGTCCCCGGACCTGGAGTGGCACGCAGCCTGTCTGAAGTGCGCAGAGTGCAGTCAGTATCTGGACGAGACCTGCACTTGCTTCGTCCGAGACGGAAAGACTTATTGCAAGAGAGATTACGTACG GTTATTCGGGATCAAATGCGCCAAATGTAACATCGGTTTCTGCAGCAGTGACCTGGTGATGAGGGCCCGGGATAACGTCTATCACATGGAGTGTTTCAGATGCTCGGTGTGCAGCAGGCATCTGCTCCCGGGAGATGAGTTCTCTCTGCGGGAAGAGGAGCTGCTCTGCCGCGCGGACCACGGGCTGCTGATGGAGCGCGCTGCAGCCGGGAGCCCCATCAGTCCCGGACACATTCACCCCAACAGGCCCCTGCACATCCCAGGTA AACCTGTGCCAGTCCGACAGCCACCTCACCGGAACCACGTTCATAAGCAGTCTGAGAAGACCACGCGCGTGCGGACAGTATTAAACGAGAAGCAGCTTCACACTCTCCGGACGTGTTATAACGCGAACCCGCGACCGGACGCGCTGATGAAAGAACAGCTCGTGGAGATGACCGGCCTGAGCCCGCGCGTCATACGAGTGTGGTTTCAAAACAAACGCTGCAAAGACAAGAAGAGGTCCATTCTTATGAAACAACTCCAGCAACAGCAGCACAGCGACAAAACG AATCTTCAGGGTCTCACGGGGACGCCTCTGGTGGCAGGCAGCCCGATTAGACATGACACCACAGTGCAGGGAAATCCTGTCGAGGTTCAGACCTATCAGCCTCCGTGGAAAGCCTTAAGCGAATTCGCCTTACAGAGTGACCTGGACCAGCCTGCTTTCCAACAGCTG GTGTCATTTTCCGAGTCGGGTTCGCTGGGTAACTCGTCTGGTAGTGATGTGACCTCTCTGTCGTCGCAGTTACCCGACACCCCCAACAGCATGGTGCCCAGTCCCGTGGAGACGTGA